The following proteins come from a genomic window of Pirellula staleyi DSM 6068:
- a CDS encoding ABC transporter ATP-binding protein, whose product MAKLVATHLSKSFPTRSEPLVVLRDVSLEIRSGESAAIIGPSGSGKSTLLHLIGGLDAPTSGTIDLDGENPHTLAPDKLAHFRNHNVGFVFQDHHLLPQLTVLENVLIPAMAETAPTPAMIERARQLLTRVGLAARLDHRPAELSGGERQRCGIARALLMKPKLLLADEPTGNLDQKTATEVAQLLGEIHTQENAILLIVTHSKELAAIAQKRYEMNSGLLEPRS is encoded by the coding sequence ATGGCTAAGCTTGTGGCGACGCATCTGAGCAAATCGTTTCCGACACGCAGCGAGCCGCTGGTGGTGCTCCGCGATGTCTCACTCGAGATTCGCTCGGGAGAAAGTGCCGCGATCATCGGCCCCAGTGGCAGCGGCAAGAGCACACTCTTGCATCTCATCGGCGGGCTCGATGCACCCACCAGTGGCACGATTGATCTTGATGGTGAAAATCCCCACACATTGGCTCCCGATAAACTGGCCCACTTCCGCAATCATAATGTCGGCTTCGTGTTTCAAGATCATCATTTGCTCCCGCAGCTGACGGTCCTTGAAAACGTACTTATCCCCGCCATGGCCGAAACCGCGCCGACACCTGCCATGATCGAGCGCGCGCGACAGCTCCTCACGCGCGTGGGACTCGCCGCGCGACTCGATCATCGCCCCGCAGAACTCTCGGGTGGCGAGCGGCAGCGCTGCGGCATTGCTCGCGCTCTACTGATGAAGCCCAAACTGCTGCTGGCCGATGAACCGACAGGCAATCTCGACCAGAAAACAGCCACCGAAGTGGCCCAGCTCTTGGGCGAGATTCATACGCAAGAGAATGCCATTTTGCTCATCGTGACGCACAGTAAAGAACTCGCCGCGATTGCCCAAAAACGTTACGAGATGAACAGCGGACTACTCGAGCCGCGCAGCTAA
- a CDS encoding FtsX-like permease family protein, whose amino-acid sequence MSFWKLVLQSLRFHIRPQSAVALGVAAAAAVLVGALLVGDSVRGTLRHLTLDRLGKIDELLISDFFFREELATEIRELPVFESHYTAAIPVVLLPSTSLEKKLDDGRVSRSGGVLALGIDEEFWSLGSAAIKPSKSPSENEIAINQTLASQLGAEVGDTLLLRLGKVTEVPADSPLGRKEDRITTLAELKLVAIIPAESLGRFGLEPSQFSPAVAYLSRSQLASALEMQGKANAVLIAGQNAEIPPTEAVSNQLREALAPKLEDLGLNLTEVKQPDPTAEGKNVFDYFSLSSERMMLSAETEQLATEVFAKQKSQTVLTYLANNIEKVPNEATGNSAPTPAAPGAKPELKGIPYSTITALDPAAGIELVDSAGKPVTQLADDEIAVNSWAAEDQQLQIGDRVRVTYFRPESTHGTEEEASTEFKLAAIIPITEPKSPFQRRRDAIYDQRPTTANDPNLTPVVKGITDQASISDWDAPFPFDYNRIRTQDDEYWENHRTTPKAFISLAAGQKIWGSRFGKATSIRIAKSPDVTAEKLAAELLAARKANGLSLGLVLQSIKRQSLAASSGTTPFDVLFLALSMFIIGSALLLVWLLFQLVTQQRAANLGLLMAMGWTQGKAARSLLAEGALLAAFGSVLGVFLGVGYAAAMLAGLKSWWSGAVSSPDLTLYITPTALIGGAVASLVIALVTMAISLRMLRRVSLRSLLAGEATPPITAAKSSKQSFTLKLIALVLLVLAAASLGAAATLGGEAQAGALLTGGAAILTATILLVTNRLRAIGSSPTNLGGNVLLTMAWRSASRNVGRSITTIALMASASFLIIAVSSFRLAPTVEGIGGFDLLAESSQAIIGNLGTTAGRKELLADDAEKLAQTTILSLRVKAGDDASCRNLYRPSQPQVLGVTPAMIDYFDNPEVPHFAFAGSAATTDAEKKNPWHVLDTSAAGEGPVRVIVDKNTAMYSLRLYRGVGERFKVEYEGGPTVEFEVAGLLAGSVLQGSLLVGERDFERLFPQVSGYSMFLVRPDGASEEQVTQILETRLGDEGFDCTDARARLADLLAVQNTYITTFQSLGGLGLLLGTLGLAAVQLRSALERRKELALLRATGFSNARLRSMLMLESLLLLALGLGLGVLAALFVVLPPLLAGEAKVPLRDLALMLAVVALVGASAGAFAARLTLRAPLLSALRGE is encoded by the coding sequence ATGTCGTTCTGGAAACTAGTCCTGCAGAGTCTTCGCTTTCATATCCGGCCGCAATCGGCCGTCGCACTCGGCGTAGCAGCAGCGGCTGCGGTTCTTGTCGGCGCACTTCTGGTGGGAGATAGCGTGCGCGGAACGCTGCGCCATCTGACCCTCGATCGCCTCGGCAAGATCGACGAACTGCTCATCAGCGACTTCTTTTTTCGCGAAGAACTTGCCACTGAAATTCGCGAGCTACCCGTTTTCGAGTCTCACTACACGGCTGCCATTCCGGTCGTACTGCTTCCGTCAACGTCGCTCGAAAAGAAACTCGACGATGGACGTGTCAGCCGCAGTGGTGGGGTCCTCGCGCTCGGCATCGACGAGGAGTTCTGGAGCCTTGGCAGCGCCGCGATTAAGCCGAGTAAGTCCCCGTCGGAAAACGAAATCGCCATCAACCAAACACTGGCTAGTCAGCTCGGCGCCGAGGTTGGCGACACACTTCTGCTGCGGCTTGGTAAGGTGACAGAAGTCCCCGCTGATAGTCCGCTGGGCCGGAAAGAAGATCGCATCACGACTCTCGCCGAGCTGAAGCTTGTGGCGATCATCCCCGCCGAAAGTTTGGGACGCTTTGGCCTCGAGCCTTCGCAGTTTTCACCAGCAGTGGCCTACCTTTCGCGGTCGCAGCTCGCTTCAGCCCTCGAGATGCAAGGCAAAGCGAATGCCGTACTGATCGCTGGCCAAAACGCCGAAATTCCGCCGACGGAAGCGGTGAGCAATCAGCTGCGCGAGGCGCTGGCTCCGAAGCTCGAAGATCTGGGACTCAACCTCACGGAAGTGAAACAGCCCGATCCAACAGCCGAGGGGAAAAACGTCTTCGACTACTTTAGCCTCTCGAGCGAGCGAATGATGCTCTCGGCTGAAACCGAGCAACTCGCCACCGAAGTCTTTGCGAAGCAGAAGTCGCAAACAGTCCTCACCTATCTAGCCAACAACATCGAGAAGGTACCAAACGAAGCGACCGGCAATTCCGCTCCGACTCCCGCAGCGCCGGGCGCGAAGCCGGAGTTAAAAGGGATCCCTTACTCGACGATCACCGCTCTCGATCCTGCGGCGGGAATCGAGCTCGTGGATAGCGCGGGTAAGCCAGTCACCCAGCTCGCCGATGATGAGATCGCCGTGAACAGCTGGGCGGCTGAGGATCAGCAGCTGCAGATCGGCGACCGGGTCCGTGTCACTTATTTCCGGCCCGAGTCGACTCACGGTACGGAAGAAGAGGCATCGACAGAGTTCAAGCTCGCGGCCATCATTCCGATCACCGAACCGAAGTCCCCGTTTCAGCGTCGGCGCGATGCGATCTACGATCAACGACCCACCACGGCGAACGATCCAAATCTGACACCAGTGGTCAAAGGGATCACCGATCAGGCGTCGATTTCCGACTGGGACGCACCCTTTCCGTTCGACTACAACCGAATTCGTACGCAGGACGATGAGTACTGGGAAAATCATCGGACCACACCCAAAGCGTTTATCTCCCTCGCGGCTGGCCAAAAGATTTGGGGCAGCCGGTTTGGAAAAGCAACTAGCATTCGCATCGCGAAGTCACCCGACGTCACCGCCGAAAAGCTCGCTGCTGAACTGCTTGCAGCGCGAAAAGCAAACGGTCTCTCACTCGGGCTCGTACTGCAAAGCATCAAGCGACAAAGCCTCGCTGCCTCATCGGGAACCACACCGTTTGATGTGCTGTTCCTGGCACTCAGCATGTTCATCATCGGTTCAGCGCTGCTGTTAGTCTGGCTCCTGTTTCAACTCGTAACGCAGCAACGCGCTGCCAATCTCGGGCTACTGATGGCGATGGGCTGGACACAAGGCAAGGCAGCTCGCTCGCTGCTGGCCGAAGGGGCACTGCTCGCGGCGTTTGGCAGCGTGCTCGGTGTTTTTCTGGGAGTTGGCTATGCGGCGGCGATGCTGGCCGGGCTTAAAAGTTGGTGGAGTGGCGCTGTGTCGTCCCCCGATCTCACGCTCTACATCACGCCCACCGCGCTTATCGGTGGGGCCGTGGCATCGCTCGTCATTGCGCTTGTGACGATGGCAATCAGCCTGCGGATGCTGCGCCGCGTTTCGCTCCGATCGCTCCTGGCGGGTGAAGCGACTCCCCCTATTACCGCTGCTAAGTCGAGCAAACAAAGTTTCACGCTCAAGCTGATTGCGCTCGTGCTGCTCGTCCTCGCAGCAGCTTCGCTCGGTGCTGCAGCGACGCTCGGTGGCGAAGCTCAGGCCGGAGCACTCTTGACCGGTGGTGCAGCGATTCTGACTGCCACGATTCTGCTCGTCACCAATCGCTTGCGGGCCATCGGTTCCTCCCCCACCAACCTCGGCGGCAATGTGCTCCTCACAATGGCGTGGCGCAGCGCGTCGCGCAATGTCGGCCGAAGTATCACCACCATTGCACTCATGGCGTCGGCATCGTTTCTCATCATCGCCGTCTCGTCGTTTCGTCTAGCACCAACCGTCGAAGGGATCGGCGGATTTGATCTGCTGGCTGAATCGTCGCAGGCGATCATCGGCAATCTAGGAACGACCGCAGGTCGGAAGGAACTGCTGGCCGACGATGCTGAAAAGCTGGCCCAAACCACCATTCTTTCGCTCCGCGTGAAAGCCGGAGACGACGCTAGTTGCCGCAATCTCTACCGCCCTAGTCAGCCGCAAGTCCTCGGCGTCACGCCCGCGATGATCGACTACTTCGACAACCCCGAGGTTCCTCATTTTGCTTTCGCCGGTTCTGCTGCGACCACCGATGCTGAGAAGAAAAATCCGTGGCATGTGCTCGACACTAGCGCCGCCGGAGAAGGACCTGTGCGCGTGATCGTCGACAAAAACACGGCGATGTATAGCCTGCGACTCTACCGAGGTGTCGGCGAGCGATTTAAGGTCGAGTATGAAGGGGGCCCCACCGTCGAGTTCGAAGTGGCTGGACTTTTGGCAGGGAGTGTCTTGCAAGGGAGCTTGCTCGTGGGAGAGCGTGACTTCGAGCGTCTCTTTCCGCAGGTCAGTGGCTACTCGATGTTTTTGGTCCGACCCGACGGCGCCTCCGAGGAGCAGGTCACGCAGATTCTCGAAACACGTCTGGGGGACGAAGGGTTCGACTGCACCGATGCGCGAGCCAGGCTCGCCGACTTACTCGCCGTGCAAAACACCTACATCACCACCTTTCAGAGCCTCGGCGGATTGGGGCTCTTGCTCGGCACACTCGGCCTGGCGGCTGTTCAGCTCCGCAGTGCCCTCGAGCGACGCAAGGAACTCGCGCTGCTTCGAGCGACTGGCTTTTCGAATGCTCGTTTGCGGTCGATGCTGATGCTCGAATCGCTGCTGCTCTTAGCCTTAGGACTTGGCCTGGGGGTGCTCGCCGCTCTGTTCGTGGTTCTGCCGCCGCTGCTGGCTGGAGAGGCCAAAGTCCCCCTTCGCGACCTCGCGCTGATGCTCGCCGTGGTGGCTCTGGTTGGCGCAAGTGCCGGGGCGTTTGCTGCCCGGCTCACCCTGCGAGCCCCGCTGCTGTCGGCTTTGCGAGGGGAATAG
- a CDS encoding MFS transporter, translated as MMSIRSKLSVMMFLQFFIWGAWLPSSFGYFGGGGLEFTEWEQFGLNIMFPLSAILAMFFSNQFADRNFAAEKFLAASHLIGGVTMLAFGLMAWNHFQAEVPSKPSYWPYFICMAIHCLVYVPTISVTNTIAFANIQDAQNDFGRVRLWGTIGWIAASWPFIFILADWAKINAAQSSGFVEWLGNALGTSLEGQALNQGKSWAFITSGIASLALAGFSLMLPHTPPKPAKLGEGSLAFLDAVKLLKYPFLLVLFIVTFIDATVHDGYFFYAFAYLGKVGVPSQWIQPAMSVGQLAEIGTMAFLGLVLKRFGWRYTMILGILGHTVRFAVFALVPNPIVAVAANVLHGVCYAFFFATLYILVDEVFPKDARTSAQGLFNFLILGMGPIVARYLWPFIQNMYTTKTLVDGVEVVDIKYSSILLYPSGAALIAAVLLLLFFHPPKTEAQMKGPVTAAH; from the coding sequence ATGATGTCGATTCGCAGCAAGTTGTCGGTGATGATGTTCCTCCAGTTTTTTATCTGGGGAGCGTGGCTACCTTCGAGCTTTGGTTACTTTGGTGGGGGTGGTCTCGAGTTCACCGAGTGGGAGCAGTTCGGCCTGAACATCATGTTCCCGCTGTCGGCGATTCTCGCCATGTTCTTCTCGAATCAGTTTGCCGATCGTAACTTTGCCGCCGAGAAGTTCCTCGCAGCGAGTCACTTGATTGGTGGCGTTACGATGCTCGCCTTCGGTCTGATGGCCTGGAATCATTTCCAAGCAGAAGTCCCCTCGAAGCCCAGCTACTGGCCCTACTTCATCTGCATGGCGATTCACTGCCTGGTCTATGTGCCGACAATCTCGGTGACCAACACGATCGCTTTTGCCAACATCCAAGATGCCCAAAACGACTTCGGTCGCGTCCGCTTGTGGGGCACCATCGGCTGGATTGCTGCCAGCTGGCCCTTCATTTTCATTCTCGCCGACTGGGCGAAAATCAACGCTGCCCAGTCGTCTGGTTTTGTGGAATGGCTTGGCAACGCTCTGGGGACCTCGCTCGAAGGGCAGGCACTCAACCAAGGGAAGAGCTGGGCCTTCATTACCTCGGGCATTGCCTCGCTCGCGCTGGCTGGCTTCAGCCTCATGCTGCCACACACACCGCCAAAACCGGCCAAGCTCGGCGAAGGTTCGCTGGCGTTTCTCGACGCTGTGAAACTCCTCAAGTATCCCTTCTTGCTCGTGCTGTTCATCGTGACTTTCATCGATGCTACGGTGCACGACGGCTACTTCTTCTACGCCTTTGCTTACCTCGGCAAAGTGGGTGTTCCTTCGCAGTGGATTCAGCCCGCGATGAGCGTGGGACAACTTGCCGAAATCGGCACCATGGCTTTCCTGGGGCTGGTGCTCAAACGTTTTGGCTGGCGCTATACGATGATCCTCGGCATCTTGGGGCACACGGTTCGATTTGCCGTGTTTGCTCTCGTCCCAAATCCGATTGTCGCTGTCGCGGCGAACGTGCTGCACGGCGTCTGCTATGCCTTCTTTTTCGCGACGCTGTACATCCTGGTCGATGAAGTGTTCCCCAAGGATGCCCGCACGAGTGCTCAAGGTTTGTTTAACTTCTTGATCCTCGGTATGGGCCCAATTGTGGCACGCTATCTCTGGCCGTTCATTCAGAACATGTACACCACCAAGACCCTGGTGGATGGCGTGGAAGTTGTCGACATCAAGTACAGCAGCATCTTGCTCTACCCGTCGGGAGCTGCCCTGATCGCGGCGGTCTTGCTGCTGCTCTTCTTCCATCCGCCGAAGACAGAAGCCCAGATGAAAGGGCCTGTGACAGCCGCTCATTAA
- a CDS encoding thioesterase family protein, with amino-acid sequence MSDLLHGFWAPVTLPIQWGDQDAFGHVNNVVYLRWLETARIVYLDAVGLGHHAAEATSAERASATAAVGPILASVTCDFLRQLHYGDEVTIASRTTKIGNTSLTLEHLVASRDLGCIVARGISVCVAFDYTSQTKVTIPDAVRQKIAALEGNPI; translated from the coding sequence ATGAGTGACTTACTCCACGGTTTTTGGGCACCTGTCACGCTCCCTATTCAGTGGGGCGATCAGGACGCGTTTGGGCACGTCAACAACGTGGTCTATCTCCGCTGGCTCGAAACCGCGCGGATCGTTTACCTCGATGCTGTGGGACTCGGTCATCATGCTGCCGAGGCAACGAGTGCCGAGCGCGCGAGCGCCACTGCTGCTGTCGGCCCGATTCTGGCAAGTGTTACCTGCGATTTTCTCCGCCAGCTGCACTACGGCGACGAAGTGACGATCGCCAGCCGCACCACCAAAATCGGCAACACCAGCCTGACCCTCGAGCATCTCGTGGCGAGTCGCGACCTGGGTTGTATCGTCGCGCGGGGGATCAGCGTCTGTGTTGCTTTCGACTACACCTCGCAAACCAAAGTGACGATCCCAGATGCAGTCCGGCAAAAGATCGCAGCGCTCGAAGGGAACCCGATTTGA
- a CDS encoding ABC transporter ATP-binding protein, which produces MYVLETRQVRKAFGEGETQVEALKGVDVGVRPGEMLAIMGRSGSGKSTLLTLLGGVDVPTSGQVLLEGKDLATMSDDERTLMRRQRIGFIFQSFNLLPILTAEENVALPMELDGVSAAEAKRRAGEVLELVGMAGRKSHIPGKLSGGEQQRVAIARALAIRPAILLADEPTGNLDTANSKRVTAMLRELVDEHQQTIIMVTHDPGVALMADRVVHLLDGNVEREEVHRDKSPAVVPVTSAPRYVEARRK; this is translated from the coding sequence ATGTATGTCTTGGAAACACGCCAGGTGCGTAAAGCGTTTGGCGAAGGGGAAACCCAGGTCGAGGCACTTAAGGGAGTGGATGTCGGCGTTCGTCCCGGCGAAATGCTAGCCATCATGGGGCGCAGTGGTAGCGGCAAAAGCACGCTCCTGACCCTCTTGGGTGGCGTTGATGTGCCGACCTCGGGCCAAGTGCTGCTCGAGGGGAAAGATCTGGCAACGATGTCCGACGACGAGCGGACCCTGATGCGGCGACAGCGAATCGGCTTCATCTTTCAATCGTTCAACTTATTGCCCATCCTCACCGCTGAGGAAAATGTGGCTCTGCCGATGGAACTCGACGGCGTTTCTGCCGCCGAAGCCAAACGCCGAGCCGGTGAAGTGCTGGAACTCGTTGGCATGGCGGGTCGCAAATCTCATATCCCCGGCAAGCTGTCGGGTGGTGAACAGCAGCGCGTGGCGATTGCTCGCGCTCTGGCGATTCGTCCTGCCATTCTGCTGGCCGATGAACCGACCGGCAACCTCGACACAGCCAACAGCAAACGTGTGACGGCGATGCTTCGCGAACTGGTCGACGAGCATCAGCAAACGATCATCATGGTGACACACGATCCGGGCGTCGCTCTGATGGCCGATCGCGTGGTGCACCTGCTCGATGGCAATGTCGAGCGCGAAGAAGTGCATCGTGATAAATCACCCGCAGTCGTACCTGTGACGAGTGCTCCGCGCTATGTCGAGGCACGCCGCAAATGA
- a CDS encoding FtsX-like permease family protein, which produces MSLRRYTVRAMQQRPGRTILTVLSIVIGVAAVVAVSLVTSTTRRAYAEMFATVNGRTALEVRGEGGAGFSQDVLAKVAAVDGVSAAVPLLKRPTRLTYGEKQARLEVLGIDPKIDNAIRDFRIVEGRQVEFGDEIVLEYDFAQDMGINVGDSVKIVSMVLKPVTVVGLVKPQGSSSLQASAVACMTIGRAQTRFNPRGRKDLIDAVQIALREGVDQKEVQSRIELALADRKGVYCRPPVTNTQLMQETLMSSEQGLRLASAFSLLLSAFIILNTFMMNVGERRRHMAIMRAVGATGSQLMTAILVESLLLGLVGTIIGLAAGYLGAQVVNQTLARVLEFTPPPTEFKIQPYIIASAFGLGMSLIGAFLPAWRAGKVSALEGLSRVSKEDTEGFPIWSMIFGFLLAVVSGGVSMAVILGKLPLEYGTFSAVGLQLGLVLMIPLVLVPLARMVVLMLRPFMRVEAELALRQVLRHRGRSTLTIGVLFVAGSTGVGMANSILDNVKDVRDWSKQAIVGDYFIRALMPDMGTGLSPDLPDALGDELQNIPAIKHLDRVAFVECRAGEFNPIVVTRQYDDIDKPNIDLVSGDRSTFVKQLHDGEIAVSSVLAQRMNLTAGSIMTLETLNGPQQFRVAALVNEYSAGGMVVLMQRDVAHRTLGVEGVDAYVIQAEPAQLEPLKAELQALCKKYDVLLHSHAAIGNRIDTIVGGIDGCLWALVLLGFVVAAFGVVNTLTMNVLEQTRELGLLRIVAMTCNQVRKTIIAQALIMGGVGIPPGIVVGVLSAYVMNMSMMPVFGHPVEFNLHPTMLLTTLVGSLAIILVASWIPAHRATQVNVVEALHYE; this is translated from the coding sequence ATGAGCTTACGCCGCTACACCGTTCGCGCCATGCAGCAGCGCCCTGGTCGCACGATCCTCACGGTGCTGAGCATCGTGATTGGTGTTGCTGCTGTGGTGGCTGTTTCGCTGGTCACCAGCACCACCCGCCGCGCTTATGCCGAGATGTTTGCGACCGTGAATGGTCGCACCGCACTCGAAGTGCGCGGTGAAGGGGGAGCAGGCTTCTCGCAAGATGTGCTGGCGAAAGTTGCCGCCGTCGACGGTGTCTCGGCCGCTGTGCCGCTCCTCAAGCGTCCCACGCGCCTCACTTATGGCGAAAAACAAGCGCGCCTTGAAGTGCTGGGGATCGACCCCAAGATTGATAACGCGATTCGCGATTTTCGAATCGTCGAAGGTCGTCAGGTGGAATTTGGTGACGAGATCGTCCTCGAGTACGACTTCGCACAAGACATGGGCATCAACGTTGGCGATTCGGTAAAAATCGTCAGCATGGTCCTCAAGCCGGTCACCGTGGTGGGACTCGTGAAGCCGCAAGGAAGCAGTTCGCTGCAAGCCTCGGCTGTCGCTTGCATGACGATCGGTCGCGCCCAAACGCGCTTCAATCCACGCGGACGCAAAGACCTGATCGATGCCGTGCAGATCGCACTTCGCGAAGGGGTCGACCAAAAAGAAGTGCAGTCCCGTATTGAGCTCGCCCTGGCCGATCGCAAAGGGGTCTACTGCCGACCTCCCGTCACCAACACCCAGCTCATGCAAGAGACGTTGATGTCGAGCGAGCAAGGGCTCAGGCTTGCCAGCGCCTTTTCGCTGCTCCTCTCGGCCTTCATCATCCTCAACACGTTCATGATGAATGTGGGGGAACGTCGCCGTCACATGGCGATCATGCGTGCCGTGGGAGCCACCGGCTCGCAGCTGATGACCGCCATCCTGGTGGAAAGTTTATTGCTCGGCCTTGTCGGAACAATCATCGGCTTGGCGGCAGGCTATCTCGGCGCACAGGTGGTGAATCAAACGCTCGCCCGCGTCTTGGAGTTCACACCACCCCCCACAGAGTTCAAGATTCAGCCGTACATCATTGCCTCGGCTTTTGGGCTCGGCATGTCGCTGATCGGTGCGTTCCTGCCTGCTTGGCGGGCCGGTAAGGTCTCGGCTCTGGAAGGGCTCAGCCGCGTTTCGAAGGAAGATACGGAAGGTTTCCCCATCTGGTCGATGATTTTCGGTTTCCTTTTGGCCGTGGTGAGTGGCGGTGTTTCGATGGCGGTGATTCTCGGCAAACTGCCGCTCGAATACGGCACTTTTTCGGCGGTCGGTTTGCAACTCGGCCTCGTGCTGATGATTCCGCTGGTGCTCGTGCCGCTCGCACGAATGGTGGTGTTGATGCTGCGTCCTTTCATGCGTGTAGAAGCGGAACTGGCACTGCGTCAGGTGCTTCGCCACCGGGGACGTTCGACCCTCACGATCGGTGTGCTGTTTGTCGCCGGTAGCACCGGTGTGGGGATGGCCAACTCCATCCTCGATAACGTGAAAGATGTACGCGACTGGTCGAAGCAAGCGATTGTTGGCGACTACTTCATTCGCGCACTGATGCCCGACATGGGAACTGGTCTCTCCCCCGACTTGCCCGATGCTCTGGGTGACGAACTGCAAAACATCCCCGCGATTAAGCACCTCGACCGTGTGGCGTTTGTCGAATGCCGTGCTGGTGAATTCAATCCGATTGTGGTGACCCGACAGTACGACGATATCGACAAGCCAAACATCGACTTGGTATCGGGGGACCGCAGCACGTTTGTAAAGCAACTGCACGACGGCGAAATCGCGGTCAGCTCGGTGCTGGCACAGCGCATGAATCTCACAGCTGGCAGCATCATGACGCTCGAAACGCTCAATGGCCCGCAGCAATTTCGGGTCGCTGCACTGGTCAACGAATACTCGGCCGGTGGCATGGTGGTGCTGATGCAGCGCGATGTGGCCCATCGTACACTCGGCGTGGAAGGGGTGGATGCCTACGTGATTCAGGCTGAGCCCGCCCAGCTCGAACCTCTCAAAGCAGAACTGCAGGCCCTCTGCAAAAAATACGATGTACTGCTCCATTCGCATGCGGCGATTGGCAATCGGATCGACACGATTGTCGGTGGCATCGACGGCTGTCTTTGGGCCCTTGTACTCCTCGGATTTGTCGTCGCCGCGTTTGGTGTCGTGAATACGCTGACGATGAACGTGCTCGAACAGACGCGCGAACTGGGGCTCTTGCGAATCGTGGCGATGACCTGCAATCAAGTTCGCAAAACGATCATCGCGCAAGCGCTCATCATGGGAGGCGTAGGGATTCCACCCGGGATCGTCGTGGGGGTTCTCTCAGCCTACGTCATGAACATGTCGATGATGCCCGTCTTCGGACATCCCGTGGAGTTCAACCTGCATCCGACGATGCTCCTCACCACGCTCGTCGGCTCGCTAGCGATCATCCTTGTCGCTTCGTGGATTCCAGCGCACCGGGCCACACAAGTGAACGTGGTTGAAGCTCTGCACTACGAGTAA